Proteins found in one Flavobacteriales bacterium genomic segment:
- a CDS encoding PAS domain-containing protein, which produces MDNLDDLAWSVDLNYKFLSFNRAYADRRKTSKDVEVEKGLDPEKWSRAMNVKVDWTGYFERVLRDYKTIREVHSEKISSQQVHFEIRVYPILNRKNRVEGLGCVSRDITDIKVYEQVISEQNEVMSAVARFQSHQIRRTVANILGAIELLQSEPEVVDRTEYRKMIKQSVDELDEMIKTIVSQAYSARSIRD; this is translated from the coding sequence ATGGATAATCTCGATGATTTGGCGTGGAGTGTGGACCTGAACTACAAATTTCTTTCGTTCAACAGAGCCTATGCCGATAGGCGTAAGACCTCGAAGGACGTAGAGGTGGAAAAGGGATTGGACCCGGAAAAATGGAGTCGTGCAATGAATGTCAAAGTCGACTGGACTGGATACTTCGAACGAGTTCTGCGCGACTATAAAACCATTCGCGAAGTACACAGTGAAAAGATAAGTAGCCAACAAGTGCATTTCGAGATTCGCGTTTACCCAATTCTCAACCGTAAAAATCGAGTTGAAGGCCTTGGTTGTGTATCTCGAGACATAACCGACATCAAGGTTTACGAGCAAGTGATCAGCGAGCAAAATGAGGTGATGTCCGCTGTTGCCCGGTTTCAATCGCATCAAATCCGCAGAACTGTCGCCAATATTCTCGGAGCCATAGAGTTACTTCAAAGTGAGCCTGAGGTCGTGGACCGTACCGAATACCGGAAAATGATCAAACAATCGGTGGACGAATTGGACGAAATGATCAAAACGATCGTGTCTCAAGCATACAGCGCCCGATCCATCCGGGATTAG
- a CDS encoding PAS domain-containing protein, producing MNNDLRSTIHVLLPFLVFGVLWITFTDQIVLKYWSDGIDVMSQAQLFKGLLFVALNGILVFFLIRRYMRIIRSTDTKQTKVLQHTADIVYLFDPDFMEVRYVNNRITEVLGYLPEEVINHKSVFFKTLNKSEESLQHDLTQIREGDSLDREITVFHKDGSTRILQSRITAFEDPDLKKTMLLGVVSDLTQVIHDKEDLSRLNDRLVELINSISDGFMAIRDDWTVSYANHIMAGITGVPVEEAMDMPIWELIDFGPDSLTRKKLLEAHGTREKATFDTLGTQKEMASNKYSPRRKHDVTLGSRHHQTENPKTRAQTKSPKPRLSDG from the coding sequence ATGAACAACGACCTACGTTCCACAATTCATGTACTCCTGCCTTTCTTGGTCTTCGGTGTGCTTTGGATAACCTTTACCGATCAGATCGTACTTAAATATTGGTCCGACGGAATTGATGTAATGTCGCAGGCCCAACTATTCAAAGGTCTTTTATTCGTCGCGCTCAACGGAATCCTCGTATTCTTCTTGATTCGTCGGTATATGCGCATAATAAGATCAACGGATACCAAGCAAACCAAGGTTCTTCAGCATACCGCGGACATCGTTTACTTGTTCGACCCCGATTTTATGGAGGTACGCTACGTGAACAATCGCATTACCGAAGTCCTCGGATACTTGCCCGAGGAAGTGATAAATCACAAATCCGTTTTCTTCAAGACCCTGAACAAGTCGGAGGAATCGTTACAACACGATCTGACCCAGATAAGAGAAGGCGATAGCTTGGATAGGGAGATCACGGTTTTCCACAAAGATGGAAGTACTAGAATCTTACAATCCAGAATAACGGCATTCGAAGATCCCGACCTTAAAAAGACCATGTTGCTAGGGGTTGTATCAGACCTTACTCAAGTCATTCACGACAAAGAAGACCTCAGTCGGCTCAACGACAGACTCGTTGAACTGATCAATAGTATCTCCGATGGGTTTATGGCCATTCGGGACGATTGGACGGTTTCTTATGCAAACCACATTATGGCCGGAATCACCGGGGTTCCCGTGGAGGAAGCAATGGATATGCCAATATGGGAGCTTATTGATTTTGGACCAGATAGCTTAACGAGAAAAAAGTTGCTCGAAGCCCATGGGACGAGAGAAAAAGCAACATTCGACACACTGGGGACCCAAAAAGAAATGGCTTCGAATAAGTATTCACCCCGGAGAAAACATGATGTCACTCTTGGTTCAAGACATCACCAAACAGAAAACCCAAAAACTCGAGCTCAAACGAAATCGCCGAAACCTCGCTTATCTGATGGATAA